From a region of the Neodiprion fabricii isolate iyNeoFabr1 chromosome 7, iyNeoFabr1.1, whole genome shotgun sequence genome:
- the LOC124186878 gene encoding uncharacterized protein LOC124186878 yields MPVEWTEARVYKLVLSYIRHECLWKHDSDSYNDLEARYTAYLGIIRDLNIRDLTVNEVRDRIKQIKRTYRMELAKINDANFRGFPYKPKITWFELIHEFLRAYITEQDSNADSSLHVEANNGEPEEFNHHTSQSLLYSPRCCPINQCPSCVRHFPTQLNLDTSPTKLTKNAVPLKQKINLASQHDSIRQQTPRALQSIPNISSFSTSGDCSIIRASNAEVKSQVITNSIKKHKSQKKYGDEFDAFGKSVACQLRELSLPHALRTQTNIQSLLAEERINSNKEKVINKQSADEVSQHHRHYRDSRWTQPSRNSRSSFICNANFQCPSASDLSSSGHLSNGRRAKLVERNQIVNCHPDNCIASKISYKKASLKT; encoded by the exons ATGCCCGTAGAATGGACAGAGGCGCGAGTTTACAAACTAGTTTTATCGTACATTCGGCACGAATGCCTGTGGAAACACGATAGTGATTCGTATAATGATTTGGAGGCACGGTACACCGCATACCTGGGGATAATTCGAGACCTGAACATTCGCGATCTGACCGTGAACGAGGTTCGCGATAGAATAAAGCAAATAAAGCGGACCTATCGCATGGAATTGGCAAAGATCAACGATGCTAACTTCCGGGGATTCCCCTACAAGCCAAAAATCACTTGGTTTGAATTGATCCACGAATTTTTACGCGCTTATATCACAGAACAGGATTCTAACGCC GATAGCTCGCTACAtgttgaggcgaataatggtGAGCCAGAAGAATTCAACCATCACACCTCCCAGTCGTTGTTATATTCGCCACGTTGCTGTCCAATAAACCAGTGTCCCAGCTGTGTTAGACATTTTCCAACTCAACTCAATCTCGACACATCCCCAACAAAGTTGACGAAAAATGCTGTACCTttaaaacagaaaattaatcTTGCCTCGCAACATGACTCTATCAGGCAGCAAACACCTAGAGCTTTGCAATCCATTCCGAACATCAGTTCATTTTCAACCTCTGGCGATTGTTCAATAATCAGAGCTTCGAACGCAGAAGTAAAGTCACAAGTCATAACCAATTCCATCAAGAAACACAAGTCACAAAAAAAGTATGGCGATGAATTTGATGCTTTTG GCAAAAGTGTCGCATGCCAATTGCGTGAACTGTCATTGCCACATGCGCTTCGAACTCAAACAAACATTCAGAGTCTGCTTGCTGAGGAGAGGATAAATTCTAACAAAGAGAAAGTGATTAATAAACAAAGTGCAGACGAAGTCTCTCAACATCACAGGCACTACAGGGATTCTCGGTGGACACAACCTTCGAGGAATAGTCGTTCGTCATTCATCTGCAATGCAAATTTCCAATGTCCATCAGCTAGTGATTTGAGCTCTTCTGGTCACCTGAGTAATGGAAGACGCGCGAAACttgttgaaagaaatcagATAGTGAATTGTCATCCGGATAATTGTATTGCCTCCaaaatttcatataaaaaaGCTAGTCTAAAAACTTAG
- the LOC124186875 gene encoding odorant receptor 83a-like isoform X2 encodes MNSISSQFIAEHVSTQLAFLQLTIKVVMYRIHKEKLCKLLMDVNHMIKNGSPCLRKHLEGYASTCNLVYFTYTTTIFVLATDYCLVPFFKADKDLPITAWYPFDYKQSTLHYSIAYLHQLCVIVMSWLCSGVDVTFGLLVFCCCARYKVMQDILKSLKQSDMESMKYEENHGKNESNDEHDEPIVAYSKKIKKLVDLHCQVFNSIRDINDIHTWILLVLFLTSVIMICCAGLQITNVAEQSLNSKFVFSCLVCCVLLELLFYFVPGDILVTEANALGLAAYCSSWESMPPNHRNSILSIMLRCAAPPKLQGARVKTLILQNYGSFLATTASYFTSLQAIAGVDGSK; translated from the exons ATG AATTCAATAAGTTCGCAGTTTATCGCCGAGCATGTCAGTACACAG CTCGCATTTCTACAATTAACGATCAAGGTGGTAATGTACAGAATTCATAAAGAGAAATTATGCAAACTCTTGATGGATGTAAATCATATGATAAAGAACGGTTCTCCATGCCTGAGAAAACATCTTGAGGGATACGCGAGTACTTGTAACCTCGTTTATTTTACATACACAACCACAATATTCGTACTGGCTACAGACTACTGTCTGGTACCATTCTTTAAGGCTGACAAAGATCTGCCAATAACAGCATGGTATCCTTTCGATTACAAACAGTCAACCCTTCATTATAGTATTGCTTATTTGCATCAACTGTGCGTCATTGTCATGTCTTGGCTTTGCTCTGGAGTAGATGTGACCTTTGGTCTCCTTGTATTTTGTTGCTGCGCACGATACAAAGTCATGCAAGATATACTAAAAAGTTTGAAGCAGTCAGATATGGAGTCCatgaaatatgaagaaaatcatggaaaaaatgaatctAATGATGAACATGATGAACCTATTGTGGCatacagcaaaaaaattaaaaaattagtgGACCTGCATTGTCAAGTTTTCAA TTCAATACGTGATATAaatgatatacatacatggaTATTACTTGTACTATTTCTTACGTCTGTGATAATGATATGTTGTGCTggattacaaattacaaac GTAGCTGAACAATCACTCAATTCCAAATTTGTATTCTCTTGTCTGGTATGCTGTGTTTTATTGGAATTACTCTTTTACTTTGTGCCAGGTGACATCCTCGTCACAGAG GCAAATGCTTTAGGGTTGGCAGCCTATTGTAGTTCTTGGGAGTCAATGCCACCCAACCATCGAAATTCTATCTTGTCAATTATGTTGCGCTGCGCAGCGCCACCAAAACTACAGGGTGCACGAGTCAAGACCCTTATTCTACAAAATTATGGTTCT TTTTTGGCCACTACAGCTTCTTACTTCACATCTTTACAAGCTATTGCTGGAGTTGATGGATCGaaatag
- the LOC124186875 gene encoding odorant receptor 83a-like isoform X1 codes for MIKLETSLWYISIFLRGLSFWPLSSEASVVTKTISLAHFMLIFFAATLMFFQILVYVYQNSISSQFIAEHVSTQLAFLQLTIKVVMYRIHKEKLCKLLMDVNHMIKNGSPCLRKHLEGYASTCNLVYFTYTTTIFVLATDYCLVPFFKADKDLPITAWYPFDYKQSTLHYSIAYLHQLCVIVMSWLCSGVDVTFGLLVFCCCARYKVMQDILKSLKQSDMESMKYEENHGKNESNDEHDEPIVAYSKKIKKLVDLHCQVFNSIRDINDIHTWILLVLFLTSVIMICCAGLQITNVAEQSLNSKFVFSCLVCCVLLELLFYFVPGDILVTEANALGLAAYCSSWESMPPNHRNSILSIMLRCAAPPKLQGARVKTLILQNYGSFLATTASYFTSLQAIAGVDGSK; via the exons ATGATCAAGCTTGAAACTTCTCTGTGGTACataagtatttttttaagaGGATTGTCGTTTTGGCCGTTATCCTCGGAAGCTTCAGTTGTCACAAAAACGATAAGCCTCGCTCATTTTATGCTAATCTTTTTTGCTGCTACTTTAatgtttttccaaattttggtGTATGTTTATCAGAATTCAATAAGTTCGCAGTTTATCGCCGAGCATGTCAGTACACAG CTCGCATTTCTACAATTAACGATCAAGGTGGTAATGTACAGAATTCATAAAGAGAAATTATGCAAACTCTTGATGGATGTAAATCATATGATAAAGAACGGTTCTCCATGCCTGAGAAAACATCTTGAGGGATACGCGAGTACTTGTAACCTCGTTTATTTTACATACACAACCACAATATTCGTACTGGCTACAGACTACTGTCTGGTACCATTCTTTAAGGCTGACAAAGATCTGCCAATAACAGCATGGTATCCTTTCGATTACAAACAGTCAACCCTTCATTATAGTATTGCTTATTTGCATCAACTGTGCGTCATTGTCATGTCTTGGCTTTGCTCTGGAGTAGATGTGACCTTTGGTCTCCTTGTATTTTGTTGCTGCGCACGATACAAAGTCATGCAAGATATACTAAAAAGTTTGAAGCAGTCAGATATGGAGTCCatgaaatatgaagaaaatcatggaaaaaatgaatctAATGATGAACATGATGAACCTATTGTGGCatacagcaaaaaaattaaaaaattagtgGACCTGCATTGTCAAGTTTTCAA TTCAATACGTGATATAaatgatatacatacatggaTATTACTTGTACTATTTCTTACGTCTGTGATAATGATATGTTGTGCTggattacaaattacaaac GTAGCTGAACAATCACTCAATTCCAAATTTGTATTCTCTTGTCTGGTATGCTGTGTTTTATTGGAATTACTCTTTTACTTTGTGCCAGGTGACATCCTCGTCACAGAG GCAAATGCTTTAGGGTTGGCAGCCTATTGTAGTTCTTGGGAGTCAATGCCACCCAACCATCGAAATTCTATCTTGTCAATTATGTTGCGCTGCGCAGCGCCACCAAAACTACAGGGTGCACGAGTCAAGACCCTTATTCTACAAAATTATGGTTCT TTTTTGGCCACTACAGCTTCTTACTTCACATCTTTACAAGCTATTGCTGGAGTTGATGGATCGaaatag